One genomic segment of Candidatus Bipolaricaulota bacterium includes these proteins:
- the amrB gene encoding AmmeMemoRadiSam system protein B → MPLVFASIVPHPPIIIPSIGKDNINKVEKTIVSLKELNKDLIAANPEIIIVISPHGEFFADAFNINTNAEYSADFEQFGDFQTKFKYKPDLEFINRFKEQVETDLPIFLSQHQNLDHGSSVPLYYLAAGLEKVKIVPINYCLLSYQRHIEFGKALKEAIFNSDKRIAIVASGDLSHRLSKDAPAGFSKRGKEFDKKLIQLLKAQKPENIVNMDKDLIEEAGECGLRSILILLGVVKNMNYEFEVLSYEAPFGVGYLVGQFVFK, encoded by the coding sequence ATGCCATTAGTTTTCGCTTCAATCGTCCCCCATCCGCCGATTATTATTCCCAGCATCGGCAAGGATAATATTAATAAGGTGGAAAAAACAATCGTTTCGCTTAAAGAACTGAATAAGGATTTGATCGCGGCGAACCCGGAAATCATTATTGTCATATCACCGCACGGAGAATTTTTCGCTGACGCTTTCAATATCAATACCAACGCCGAATACTCGGCTGATTTTGAGCAGTTTGGCGACTTTCAAACCAAATTCAAGTATAAACCCGACTTAGAATTCATCAATCGTTTCAAAGAACAGGTGGAAACGGATTTGCCTATTTTCCTAAGTCAACATCAGAATTTGGATCATGGCAGTTCGGTACCTCTTTATTATTTGGCGGCCGGACTTGAAAAAGTAAAAATAGTGCCGATTAATTATTGCCTTTTGAGTTATCAGCGTCACATTGAATTCGGCAAAGCGTTAAAAGAAGCCATATTCAATTCGGATAAAAGAATCGCTATCGTGGCGTCCGGAGATTTGTCTCATCGATTGAGTAAAGACGCTCCGGCGGGCTTTTCCAAACGCGGCAAGGAATTCGATAAAAAGTTGATCCAATTGCTCAAAGCCCAAAAACCGGAAAACATTGTCAATATGGATAAAGATTTGATCGAGGAAGCCGGAGAATGCGGCTTGAGATCAATTTTGATTTTGCTGGGAGTGGTGAAAAATATGAATTATGAATTCGAAGTCTTATCATATGAAGCGCCTTTTGGCGTCGGGTATTTGGTTGGACAATTTGTCTTTAAATAA
- the def gene encoding peptide deformylase, producing the protein MILYIVKHPNDILRAKNEEISPEFIKTDEFHRLISDMKETMLKRDGVGLAAPQIGKNIQVCLINTEDGVLVLINPKIIKRSFRKSIDEEGCLSIPGVFGKVKRHKQIKVKTLTLKGEPLEINAEGMFARVIQHEVDHLNGILFIDKMVK; encoded by the coding sequence ATGATACTATATATAGTCAAACATCCAAACGACATATTAAGGGCGAAAAATGAGGAGATCAGCCCTGAATTTATAAAAACCGATGAATTTCACCGGCTTATTTCAGATATGAAAGAAACTATGTTGAAACGAGATGGTGTTGGGTTGGCCGCTCCGCAAATAGGCAAAAACATTCAAGTTTGTTTGATCAATACCGAGGATGGTGTTTTGGTTTTGATAAATCCCAAAATAATCAAAAGAAGTTTTCGAAAATCAATTGACGAAGAGGGATGCCTTAGCATTCCGGGCGTTTTCGGGAAAGTTAAGAGGCATAAACAAATAAAAGTCAAAACATTGACCTTGAAAGGCGAGCCGCTTGAAATTAACGCCGAGGGCATGTTCGCCAGAGTGATTCAGCATGAGGTGGATCATTTAAATGGCATTTTGTTTATTGATAAAATGGTTAAATAA
- the amrA gene encoding AmmeMemoRadiSam system protein A produces MFSLSDFEKKELLKLAKAAIEAQLEGADFNPETQNPVLLENHGVFVTLYKNGELRGCIGYIEPVSTIWQAVINNAVSAAFEDPRFMPLQKQELTDIKLEISVLSVPQKTNINHVKQGINGVVIRRGGRKATYLPDVWKHFKNKEDFYASLCVKAGLEEGAWKKNDVDIYVYETETFGHGSCNT; encoded by the coding sequence ATGTTTTCGTTATCGGATTTTGAAAAAAAAGAACTGTTGAAACTGGCCAAAGCCGCCATTGAAGCTCAATTGGAAGGCGCGGATTTTAATCCGGAAACGCAAAATCCCGTTTTATTGGAAAATCACGGAGTTTTCGTCACTCTCTATAAAAACGGTGAATTAAGAGGTTGTATCGGCTACATCGAACCCGTTTCGACGATTTGGCAAGCTGTGATAAATAACGCGGTCAGCGCGGCTTTTGAAGATCCCAGATTTATGCCCTTGCAAAAGCAGGAATTGACGGACATTAAGCTTGAGATTTCCGTTTTGAGCGTTCCGCAAAAAACAAATATTAATCACGTCAAACAGGGGATCAATGGCGTGGTAATCCGTCGAGGAGGCAGGAAAGCGACTTACTTGCCGGATGTTTGGAAACATTTTAAAAACAAAGAGGACTTTTACGCCAGTCTTTGCGTCAAAGCGGGGCTCGAAGAAGGCGCTTGGAAAAAAAATGATGTTGATATTTACGTATATGAGACGGAGACGTTTGGACATGGATCATGTAACACATAA
- a CDS encoding redoxin domain-containing protein produces the protein MDLKIPINNWQSEDSTGKPFDFFDWQGDDFALIVFFRGKFCGLCRKFLMKLGDEREFFKKHKVKITAVSPDSRLAAAVLKTFLRLDFPNLIDPDFKVSELFGVPKEEKNQAKYLIPSVFLINPKHEIVWAKKGDNYDDFIEMNEMMAKIKENLD, from the coding sequence ATGGATCTAAAAATCCCAATCAATAATTGGCAAAGTGAAGACTCAACCGGAAAACCGTTTGATTTTTTTGATTGGCAAGGCGATGATTTCGCTCTTATAGTATTTTTTCGGGGCAAATTCTGCGGGTTGTGCCGAAAGTTTTTAATGAAATTAGGCGATGAGCGCGAATTTTTTAAAAAACACAAGGTAAAGATAACTGCGGTTTCTCCGGATTCCAGATTGGCCGCGGCCGTGCTTAAAACTTTTTTGCGGCTTGATTTCCCCAATTTAATCGACCCTGATTTTAAGGTGTCCGAGCTGTTCGGCGTTCCCAAAGAAGAAAAGAATCAAGCGAAATATTTAATCCCTTCGGTATTTTTAATCAATCCCAAGCATGAAATCGTCTGGGCGAAAAAAGGCGATAATTATGACGATTTTATCGAAATGAATGAAATGATGGCTAAAATAAAAGAAAATTTGGATTAA
- a CDS encoding glycosyltransferase, with protein sequence MSPYSDWRQGIFNRNYFILQNLQKDPRIGKILAIDFLPLKLSQAPKYYFKNLMAKSKNKNLIFGDLTSMCYRESDKIYVYSSIDSLISPNIVLREISGLLGKLAMTKNLVVWSYNPMFMQFETKIKRDLFVFDTVDNWTEHKGYLKLMSKKKLIKNYERVAAKADSIFTVSKELIDFYKKMGRDDNLTQIANGVDAEFFDNFNLSENLPEIKEGNKKIIGYSGTIQNRFDVDLAAYLAKKNPDKILVLLGPIWREKKGEIKKKLGNLSNVKLLGRIKYTDLPAYLNQYDVCIIPHKIDNFIKSTDPMKLYDYLAAGKPVVTTRGAGVEVYKNDIYIADDFEQFNKFVNEALKEDSAEMAEKRKNIARKQDWKFKVGKMIDIVENKL encoded by the coding sequence ATGTCTCCATATAGCGATTGGAGGCAAGGCATTTTTAATCGCAATTATTTTATTTTGCAAAACCTGCAAAAAGATCCGAGAATCGGAAAAATTCTGGCGATTGATTTTTTGCCGCTCAAACTCTCCCAAGCTCCAAAATATTATTTTAAAAATTTAATGGCCAAATCAAAAAACAAAAATTTGATTTTCGGAGATTTAACCTCGATGTGCTACCGCGAATCCGACAAAATCTACGTGTACTCATCCATTGACTCGCTGATTTCGCCGAATATCGTCCTGCGGGAAATAAGCGGACTGCTCGGCAAGCTCGCCATGACTAAAAATTTGGTAGTCTGGTCGTATAACCCGATGTTCATGCAATTTGAAACCAAGATCAAAAGAGATCTCTTTGTTTTTGACACCGTGGACAATTGGACGGAACACAAAGGTTATCTGAAATTGATGAGCAAGAAAAAATTGATAAAAAATTACGAACGAGTGGCCGCCAAAGCCGACAGCATTTTTACCGTTTCCAAAGAATTGATCGATTTTTATAAAAAAATGGGCAGAGACGATAACCTTACGCAGATAGCGAACGGGGTCGATGCCGAATTTTTCGATAATTTCAATTTATCGGAAAACTTGCCGGAAATCAAGGAAGGAAATAAAAAAATCATCGGTTATAGCGGCACGATCCAAAACAGGTTCGATGTTGATTTGGCGGCTTATTTGGCGAAAAAAAATCCTGATAAAATTTTGGTTTTACTCGGACCGATTTGGCGGGAGAAAAAAGGCGAGATAAAGAAAAAATTGGGTAATTTGTCCAATGTGAAATTGCTCGGCCGGATTAAATACACTGACTTGCCCGCATATTTGAATCAATACGATGTCTGCATTATTCCTCATAAAATCGATAATTTTATCAAATCAACGGATCCCATGAAATTATATGACTATTTGGCGGCCGGAAAACCGGTGGTAACGACTCGCGGCGCGGGCGTTGAAGTTTATAAAAATGATATTTACATCGCCGACGATTTTGAACAATTCAACAAATTTGTTAATGAGGCCTTAAAAGAGGACTCCGCCGAAATGGCGGAAAAAAGAAAAAATATTGCGCGAAAGCAAGATTGGAAATTTAAAGTCGGCAAAATGATTGATATTGTCGAGAACAAATTATGA
- a CDS encoding glycosyltransferase family 2 protein, protein MKKLSIITVSWNVKILLIDFLKSIFSNLADINFEVIVVDNASKDGSVEAIKHEYQNEIAGSRLKILAEKENHGFSKGNNLGWQASSGEYVWFLNPDMRFLEDSAEKMLNFMKAQENVGAVGCRLIYADETIQPSVKNFPKVWDQSLILLKLHHVFKTKSLKRYLAKGFDYNRQAEVEQLMGACILIKRDVFEKIGGWDEDYWLSWEDVDLCEKLKSAGLKNIYTPITSIIHFEGKSFEQVPSLSKQKRFNKGMRTYFKKHESFLSYSILLILSPFSLFLAWLTQIFKVKQRTQSKI, encoded by the coding sequence ATGAAAAAATTATCCATAATCACGGTTTCCTGGAATGTTAAAATCTTATTGATCGATTTTCTAAAATCGATTTTTTCTAATTTGGCGGATATTAATTTTGAAGTTATTGTTGTCGATAATGCCTCGAAAGACGGCTCGGTTGAAGCGATAAAACACGAATATCAAAATGAAATCGCGGGCAGCCGGCTCAAAATTTTGGCGGAAAAAGAAAATCATGGGTTCTCCAAGGGCAATAATCTCGGTTGGCAAGCTTCAAGCGGAGAATATGTTTGGTTTTTAAATCCGGATATGAGATTTTTGGAAGATTCCGCTGAAAAAATGTTGAATTTCATGAAAGCTCAAGAAAATGTCGGGGCCGTTGGCTGTCGATTGATTTATGCGGATGAAACGATCCAGCCGAGCGTTAAGAATTTCCCCAAGGTTTGGGATCAAAGTTTGATTTTGCTGAAATTGCATCATGTTTTCAAAACCAAAAGTTTGAAAAGATATTTGGCCAAGGGCTTTGATTACAATCGGCAAGCCGAAGTCGAGCAATTGATGGGCGCTTGCATTCTGATCAAACGCGACGTTTTTGAAAAAATCGGCGGCTGGGACGAAGATTATTGGTTGTCTTGGGAAGATGTTGATTTGTGCGAAAAATTAAAATCCGCGGGCTTGAAAAATATTTATACGCCAATCACTTCAATCATTCATTTTGAGGGCAAGTCTTTTGAGCAAGTGCCCAGTTTATCAAAGCAAAAAAGGTTTAATAAGGGAATGCGAACCTATTTCAAAAAGCACGAAAGCTTTTTATCTTATTCCATTTTGTTGATATTGTCGCCATTTAGTTTGTTTTTAGCTTGGTTGACACAAATATTCAAGGTAAAGCAAAGGACTCAGTCTAAAATATAA
- the fmt gene encoding methionyl-tRNA formyltransferase, with protein sequence MNNIKVIFFGTPDFAIPTLRALAENFSIEAVVTQPDKPKGRNKILSASPIKEYAQARDFLILQPEKLDKNFIDELKKIQPDLGVVVAFGKILPKEILDLPKHGCLNIHASLLPKYRGAAPIQAALLNGDKETGVTIMKMDAGLDTGDIISQNKSQIKKSDNFQTLHDRLSVLGAELMSKTISNYLSGQINPQKQDDSAASYFPTITKGQGRIVWQSSAEHIFNQIRAFTPWPGAFTFFNDKKLDILSADVAECGEAKPVGSVFKHDDRILVQCENGCLEIKKVKLEGKKEVGANDFINGHPEFIGLKLQ encoded by the coding sequence ATGAACAACATAAAAGTAATTTTCTTCGGCACGCCCGATTTTGCCATCCCGACTCTTCGAGCGCTGGCTGAGAATTTCTCAATCGAAGCGGTCGTTACGCAACCTGATAAACCAAAGGGCAGAAATAAAATATTATCGGCTTCGCCGATCAAAGAATACGCGCAAGCGCGTGATTTTTTAATTTTACAGCCGGAAAAGTTGGATAAAAATTTCATTGATGAATTGAAAAAAATACAACCCGATCTCGGCGTGGTGGTGGCTTTCGGCAAAATTTTACCCAAGGAAATTTTGGATCTGCCAAAACATGGCTGTTTGAATATTCACGCTTCCCTACTCCCCAAATACCGCGGCGCCGCGCCCATTCAGGCCGCTTTGCTCAACGGAGACAAGGAAACAGGGGTTACTATTATGAAAATGGACGCCGGTCTGGATACGGGAGATATTATTTCTCAGAACAAATCGCAAATCAAAAAGAGCGATAATTTTCAAACGCTTCATGACCGCTTGTCCGTGCTCGGCGCCGAACTCATGTCTAAAACCATTTCTAATTATCTGTCAGGTCAAATCAATCCGCAAAAACAAGATGATTCGGCGGCTTCTTACTTTCCCACCATCACCAAAGGCCAAGGCCGTATTGTCTGGCAAAGTTCCGCCGAGCATATTTTTAATCAAATTAGAGCGTTTACTCCCTGGCCGGGCGCTTTTACTTTTTTTAACGATAAAAAATTGGATATATTGTCGGCTGATGTCGCCGAATGCGGTGAAGCTAAACCGGTCGGCTCGGTTTTTAAACATGACGATAGGATTTTGGTTCAATGCGAAAACGGGTGCTTGGAAATCAAAAAAGTTAAGTTGGAAGGGAAAAAAGAAGTAGGTGCCAATGATTTTATCAACGGACATCCGGAATTCATAGGATTAAAATTACAATAA
- a CDS encoding HD domain-containing protein, with translation MKINFVENLELGQKLSGESFFVKSVNKSKTQAGKEYWNLLLGDKTGQVSAKVWADHLSDCHEAQTGQIVSVSGSVQEFKGNKQIIVESLSIAQDYDESDFMGKSKKNIDDLYKIVEKNIFSIKNEYLKKLIDGFFGDSNFEEKFKKAPGAERIHHAYLGGLLEHVTEMLNLASLIAEDYPVVDHDLLICGVLLHDIGKMEELEINGGIKRTIGGKLVGHLPLGFLTVAKKIDSIKNFPDNLKYKLHNLILSHHGKREFGSPMLPMSLEAVILYRIDELSSKANVAAEEYERGVEASSVFSEKIFALDNTELYIGDDRGPEQTSLI, from the coding sequence ATGAAAATAAACTTCGTGGAAAATTTGGAGTTGGGACAAAAATTATCAGGTGAATCTTTTTTCGTAAAAAGCGTTAATAAATCGAAAACTCAAGCCGGCAAAGAATATTGGAATTTGCTTTTGGGTGATAAAACGGGCCAGGTCAGCGCCAAGGTCTGGGCGGATCATTTAAGCGATTGCCATGAAGCGCAAACCGGTCAAATCGTATCCGTTTCAGGCTCTGTGCAGGAATTTAAGGGGAATAAGCAAATAATTGTGGAGTCGTTAAGCATCGCTCAAGACTATGATGAATCCGACTTCATGGGTAAATCAAAAAAGAACATTGATGATCTATATAAAATTGTGGAAAAAAATATTTTTTCGATAAAAAACGAATATCTGAAAAAATTGATTGACGGATTTTTCGGTGATTCTAATTTCGAGGAAAAATTCAAAAAAGCTCCTGGCGCCGAACGAATTCATCACGCTTATTTGGGAGGTTTGCTCGAACACGTGACAGAGATGCTCAATCTCGCCTCGTTAATCGCCGAGGATTATCCGGTAGTCGATCATGATTTATTGATTTGCGGTGTTTTGTTGCATGATATCGGTAAAATGGAAGAGCTCGAAATAAACGGCGGCATTAAAAGAACGATCGGCGGCAAGCTCGTCGGGCATTTGCCATTGGGATTTTTAACCGTTGCCAAAAAAATTGATTCGATTAAAAATTTTCCCGATAATTTAAAATACAAACTGCACAATTTAATATTGAGCCATCATGGCAAGCGCGAATTCGGCAGTCCGATGTTGCCCATGTCGCTGGAAGCGGTGATTTTGTACCGCATAGATGAATTATCATCAAAGGCTAATGTGGCCGCCGAGGAATATGAACGCGGAGTCGAGGCCTCAAGCGTATTTTCCGAAAAAATATTCGCATTGGATAACACTGAGTTGTACATCGGCGATGATCGAGGCCCGGAACAAACTTCACTGATATAA
- a CDS encoding TrmH family RNA methyltransferase, translated as MKKIVLILPNIRSAFNVGSIFRTADAAGIEKIYLCGYTPRPDKDEKKIAKTALGAENKVAWEYKKQAGRLIDDLKKQGYQIIALEKTKKSLNYLKFKPKFSAAIILGNEVKGVSAALLEKSDKTVHLPMMGEKESLNVSVACGIFAYYLKFNV; from the coding sequence ATGAAAAAAATTGTTTTAATTCTACCCAACATCAGAAGCGCGTTTAATGTCGGTTCGATTTTCAGAACCGCTGACGCGGCCGGCATTGAAAAAATCTATCTGTGCGGCTATACTCCGCGACCCGATAAGGATGAAAAGAAAATCGCCAAAACCGCCCTAGGCGCTGAAAATAAAGTAGCCTGGGAATATAAGAAACAGGCCGGCAGACTTATTGATGACTTGAAAAAACAAGGTTATCAAATTATTGCACTGGAAAAAACAAAAAAGAGCCTTAATTATTTGAAATTTAAACCGAAATTTTCGGCGGCTATTATTTTGGGTAATGAGGTAAAAGGCGTGTCCGCAGCGTTGCTCGAAAAATCGGATAAAACCGTTCATCTGCCCATGATGGGAGAAAAAGAATCCCTAAACGTGTCCGTGGCCTGTGGGATTTTCGCGTATTATCTCAAATTCAATGTATAA
- a CDS encoding presenilin family intramembrane aspartyl protease, whose protein sequence is MSKTKNGKAKLSALWQTLLTFALAQVVSLVTAIVIWQEQDFTPITMPVPWYTFVLSFSIATLFVLLAIKYLKGGRFFILFFYLLVAIGAMEVFSSFLISELALLCVLIILIIRLSAPSIWIHNLAIIVGLAGISASIGKDLTPMGVIVILIVLSVYDYIAVYKTKTMVKMFKGLLSRGVIFSIIIPEHVKNWTVPLQKVRQGEGFMFLGTGDIALPMIFAASVLPEGLIASLGVIIGSLVGVLCIHLIFNIQKKRAPMPALPPIAFFSILGYLISMFI, encoded by the coding sequence ATGAGCAAAACAAAAAACGGCAAAGCCAAGCTATCGGCTTTGTGGCAGACTTTATTAACCTTTGCCTTGGCGCAAGTGGTGTCTCTTGTTACAGCCATTGTTATTTGGCAAGAACAAGACTTCACTCCAATAACCATGCCCGTTCCTTGGTACACTTTCGTTTTGTCTTTTTCGATTGCCACACTTTTCGTGCTTTTGGCCATAAAATACCTTAAAGGCGGCAGGTTCTTCATCTTGTTTTTTTACTTACTGGTGGCCATCGGAGCCATGGAAGTTTTTAGCTCCTTTTTGATTTCCGAATTGGCTTTGCTGTGCGTTTTAATAATTTTGATAATCAGATTGTCAGCCCCCAGCATTTGGATTCATAATCTCGCCATTATTGTGGGCTTGGCCGGAATTTCAGCTTCGATCGGCAAGGATTTGACGCCAATGGGAGTCATCGTGATTTTGATTGTCTTATCGGTTTACGATTACATCGCCGTATATAAAACTAAAACGATGGTAAAAATGTTCAAAGGGCTTTTATCCAGAGGCGTGATATTTTCAATTATCATTCCCGAGCATGTTAAAAATTGGACAGTGCCCTTGCAGAAGGTCAGGCAAGGTGAAGGCTTTATGTTTTTGGGCACCGGAGATATTGCTTTGCCCATGATTTTCGCGGCCAGCGTCTTGCCGGAAGGCCTGATAGCTTCCTTGGGCGTGATCATCGGTTCGCTTGTCGGAGTTTTGTGCATCCACTTGATTTTCAACATACAAAAGAAACGCGCGCCCATGCCAGCTCTGCCTCCGATAGCGTTCTTTTCGATTTTGGGATATCTAATTTCCATGTTTATATAA
- the queA gene encoding tRNA preQ1(34) S-adenosylmethionine ribosyltransferase-isomerase QueA → MRVIDFNFNLPKNLIAQKPATPRDSSRLLVYARKTKALSHEKFHNLDKYLNKGDLLVFNNTKVFPARLLGKKETGGAMEVFLLEEKKKNVWQALVKGKNKKAGQKIIFDKVLIAVLSKQINDFEWLVKFEYKGDLRKKLEKIGQVPLPPYIKSSESQSNLKKQYQTIYAKKQGSVAAPTAGFHFTEQVLKKLKAKGVKFAYVTLHVGLGTFGPLRQAKVEDNKLHYEKVEINQTNFNKINKAKEAGRRVITVGTTTARTLEGAMGAKAVKKAWSGELNTFIYPGYKFKIIDGLITNFHLPQSSLMMLVAALIGRTNILNAYKTAVKEEYRFYSFGDAMLIL, encoded by the coding sequence ATGAGGGTGATCGATTTTAATTTCAATTTGCCTAAAAATCTTATCGCTCAAAAACCGGCCACGCCTCGAGACAGCTCGAGGCTGCTTGTTTATGCTAGAAAAACAAAAGCATTGTCGCATGAAAAATTTCATAATTTGGATAAATATTTGAACAAAGGAGATCTTTTGGTTTTTAACAATACCAAAGTGTTTCCGGCCAGGCTTTTGGGGAAAAAAGAAACAGGAGGAGCCATGGAAGTTTTTTTGCTCGAAGAAAAGAAAAAAAACGTTTGGCAGGCCTTGGTAAAAGGTAAAAATAAAAAGGCCGGGCAAAAAATCATTTTTGACAAAGTTTTAATCGCGGTTCTAAGCAAACAAATCAATGATTTCGAATGGTTGGTGAAATTTGAATACAAAGGAGATTTGCGCAAAAAATTGGAAAAAATCGGGCAAGTGCCATTGCCTCCATATATAAAATCCTCGGAGAGTCAAAGTAATCTTAAAAAGCAATATCAAACCATTTACGCAAAAAAACAGGGGTCTGTGGCCGCGCCCACGGCCGGATTTCATTTCACTGAGCAAGTTCTAAAAAAATTAAAAGCCAAAGGCGTGAAATTCGCTTATGTGACTTTGCATGTTGGTTTGGGCACTTTCGGCCCGTTACGCCAGGCCAAAGTAGAGGATAACAAGCTTCATTATGAAAAAGTGGAAATCAATCAAACGAATTTCAACAAAATAAATAAAGCCAAAGAAGCCGGCCGCAGAGTAATTACGGTGGGCACGACCACGGCCAGAACGCTGGAAGGCGCAATGGGGGCAAAGGCCGTTAAAAAAGCTTGGAGCGGAGAATTGAATACTTTTATATATCCTGGTTATAAATTCAAAATAATCGATGGTTTGATCACTAATTTTCACTTGCCGCAAAGCTCTCTCATGATGCTCGTGGCCGCTTTAATAGGCCGAACAAATATTTTAAACGCCTATAAAACCGCGGTTAAGGAGGAATATCGATTTTACAGTTTCGGAGACGCAATGTTGATACTCTAG
- a CDS encoding cellulase family glycosylhydrolase, translating to MENSQIEQKKGHGKIKCVFIVILMLAALLAGVLFFLYTLIPPKSANDNPAWGVTYSPRFARELGLDWQKTYLDILDNLNFKNIRLAAYWDEIEPDIDDYDFNDLDWMIDEASKRNVDVILVFGKKVLRWPECYEPRWTNTISNDEKTVQLLEMVDLIVNRYKDNEHIIMWQVENEVFFPFGTCQKPQPNVFEKEIALVKSLDDRPIMLTDSGELSTWRKICSRADVLGITMYRDVATPMTGDFHWPLPPEWYSKRAWLAEKKVDKVIVAEMQMEPWFNVPFNSVSVSEQRNKFDVELFNDNIDFAMKAGFESYYLWGVEWWYYMNEYGYSEYLEAAKKLTPLN from the coding sequence ATGGAAAATTCGCAAATCGAACAAAAAAAAGGCCATGGAAAAATAAAATGCGTTTTTATCGTTATCTTAATGCTGGCGGCTTTGTTGGCCGGCGTGTTGTTTTTTCTTTACACCTTGATTCCGCCAAAGTCCGCCAATGACAACCCTGCTTGGGGCGTGACATATTCTCCCAGATTCGCCAGAGAACTGGGACTTGATTGGCAAAAAACCTATCTTGATATTTTGGACAATTTGAATTTCAAAAACATCAGACTGGCCGCTTATTGGGATGAAATCGAACCTGATATCGATGATTATGATTTTAATGATCTGGATTGGATGATTGATGAAGCGTCAAAAAGAAACGTTGACGTGATTTTGGTTTTCGGCAAAAAAGTTTTGCGTTGGCCCGAGTGTTATGAGCCTCGATGGACCAATACGATCAGCAATGATGAGAAAACGGTCCAGCTTTTGGAAATGGTAGATTTGATTGTAAATCGCTACAAAGACAATGAACATATTATCATGTGGCAGGTGGAAAACGAGGTTTTCTTTCCTTTCGGCACTTGTCAAAAGCCTCAGCCAAATGTTTTCGAAAAAGAAATAGCTTTGGTGAAATCATTGGACGATCGGCCGATAATGCTGACCGATTCCGGGGAATTGAGCACTTGGAGAAAAATTTGCTCACGCGCCGATGTTTTGGGAATTACCATGTACAGAGATGTCGCCACGCCCATGACCGGCGATTTTCATTGGCCTCTGCCGCCCGAATGGTATTCGAAGCGAGCTTGGTTGGCTGAAAAAAAAGTCGATAAGGTTATAGTGGCTGAAATGCAAATGGAGCCTTGGTTTAATGTGCCGTTTAACAGCGTGTCCGTATCCGAACAAAGAAATAAATTTGATGTGGAATTGTTTAACGATAATATCGATTTTGCCATGAAAGCGGGTTTTGAATCTTATTATTTATGGGGAGTGGAGTGGTGGTATTATATGAATGAGTACGGGTATTCCGAATATCTTGAAGCGGCGAAAAAGCTTACTCCGTTAAATTGA